The region CGCGTTCAGTTTGCTGGCGCAACTGGCAATGGCGCTCAAGCGTCTGCAATGCTGGATTCTGTGGATCGTGCTGGATGTAATGTACGTAGCGCTGTTCTTCCACCAGGGCTTCTATCTGACCACCGCGCTCTATGTGATATTCGTGCTGCTGGCCGTTCTCGGCTGGCGTCAATGGCGCGCTTCGATGGTCAGCACCCGATGCGTGTAGTGGTCTTGTCCGGCCCTGAATCAACCGGCAAAAGCTGGCTGGCGAATGATCTGCATCGCCGGTTCGGTGGGTTACTGGTTGGGGAGTATGTTCGCCAGTTCATCGATAACGAAAAGCGCGATACCTGTTACGCCGATGTGGCGGTTATCGCACGCCGGCAACTTATTCAGGAGGATGCCGCGCGCCAGCAACGGCCTGAACTCCTGATACTGGATACCAACCTGCTGAGCAATATGCTCTGGAGCAGAACACTGTTCAGCGATTGCCCCGCATGGCTAGAGAAGGAACTGCTTGCGCGTCACTACGACCAATACCTGCTGCTCTCTCCAGACGGCGTGCCCTGGACCGCGGATGGTCAGCGCTGCCAGCCTGAGGCTGGACATCGGCGCGCGTTCTATCAGGACTGCAAGGACTGGCTAAGCCACCACCAGCAACCTGTGGTTGAAGTGGGTGGCTCCTGGACAGCCCGGCAAGAGCGTTGCCGCAAAGTGGTGACAGAGCTGCTATCGAGTGAACGCCGGGGTTGATCGGGGGTGCCGCGTCCGGCCTGCCTACGATCGCAACGCGCCAGCCCGGCAACCGTGCAGAGACGGCTGCATCTTTGTTATATTCGAACAACCATGTGTCCATCATCAGCGTCTTCGGCGTGGGCAGCTGACAAGCCATCGTTTACTGGTACGCCGTGATTTCGAGAAATTCCCGCCTTCGTATTCTTCCCAGCCCCGACCGCCTCAAGAGCATTGGTTTGATTGGTCTGCCCATCATGGGCGGGATGCTCAGCCAAAGCCTGCTGAATCTGGTAGATGCCGCCATGGTCGGTACGCTCGGCAGCGAAGCGCTGGCCGGCGTGGGTCTCGGCAGTTATGCGACGTTCATGTCTATTGCTTTGGTCATGGGACTTGGCGCCGGGGTTCAAGCGATGGTGGCGCGACGTGGCGGTGAAGGCGACACCGGCAACCTCGCCCGCCCGCTCAATGAAGGGCTGTTGATTGCGGCTCTGCTGTCGGTCCCGCTGACGCTACTGTGCTGGCTGAACGCGAGCCGGATCATCGGCTTTCTGTCTGAAGACCCCGCCGTCATTGATATCGGTACTGAATACTTCCAATGGCGCACCCTGGCGATCATCGCGGTGGGAGCCAACTTTGCGTTTCGTGGCTACTGGAACGGCATTCGGCGGTCGGGCCGATACCTGCAGATACTGGTCGTGATGCATCTATGCAACGTCGTAATCAGCTATGGGCTGATCTTCGGCAAGCTCGGCCTGCCTGAAATGGGCGCAGCCGGATCGGGGTTGGGCACCTGCATAGCCATGTTCCTGGGCTCTCTGCTTTACGCCTTCATGACCTGGCGTTCCGGACGCGACCATGGCTTCCTGCGCACGCGCCCACGCGGCCGCGGATTGCGGGCGATGCTCAGACTGTCGATTCCCAATTCGCTGCAGCAGTTCTTTTTTGCGACAGGCATAACCACCCTGTTCTGGATCATCGGCCAGGTGGGCACACCCGAACTGGCCATCGCTCACATACTCATCAACCTGGCACTGTTCCTAATTCTTCCGGGGGTTGGCATGGGGATGGCAGCGACTACGCTGGTCAGCCATAGCCTGGGAGAACGCGAGCCGGAAGAGGCCTACCGCTGGGGTTGGGACGTGGTGCGCGTTGCAGCCTGCGCCCTCTTCATCATGGGAATGCCGTTCTGGCTGATGCCCGAACAGGTACTCGGACTTTTCACCCGTGACCTCCAGCTACTGGCGCTGGGCGAGTGGCCCTTGCGCATCACCGGCCTCGGCATGGCGCTGGACGCGACTGCCCTGGTGCTGACCCAGGCCCTCCTGGGGGCCGGGGCAAGTCGTACGGTTATGGGTGTGAATCTGGGCAGTCAGTGGCTGATCTTTCTGCCCTGCGCCTATCTGGCCGGCCCCGTTCTTGGCGGCGGCCTGTTAACCATCTGGTTGATGCAGAGTCTTTATCGAGCGATGACGTCCGTTATCTTCGCGGTGATGTGGCGACGTCGGCACTGGGCAGAGATCCGCATATAAGGCAGGATGTATGTCTGCACGGCGAACGCCGAAGCAATCAGGTGATGAGGTGGTCATGGCGGACAAAAAACAACAATCAGATGACGAATCACGGCCGATGCGTTTTCGAGAAACCTTGAGCAGTGTGCTATTCGGCGCGCTCGGCGTTCAGAGCAGCAAAGCCAGGGAGCGCGATTTCACCAAAGGCAAGCCAAGCCATTTCATTGGTCTCGGCATCGCCTTTCTGGTGGTGTTTGTTCTGGTCATCCTCGGCGTGGTAAGCCTGGTGCTGCATTTTGCGGGCGTCTGAATCGCCTTCATGCCCAGGCACCCGCTCGGGCAGGCGTCAGCTTTTATTGCTGACTTACCCAGAATACAGCGGTGAGTACGGCGACCAGGATAAGTGCAACGGCGGCAAACG is a window of Pseudomonas sp. gcc21 DNA encoding:
- a CDS encoding DUF2970 domain-containing protein gives rise to the protein MRFRETLSSVLFGALGVQSSKARERDFTKGKPSHFIGLGIAFLVVFVLVILGVVSLVLHFAGV
- a CDS encoding AAA family ATPase, translating into MRVVVLSGPESTGKSWLANDLHRRFGGLLVGEYVRQFIDNEKRDTCYADVAVIARRQLIQEDAARQQRPELLILDTNLLSNMLWSRTLFSDCPAWLEKELLARHYDQYLLLSPDGVPWTADGQRCQPEAGHRRAFYQDCKDWLSHHQQPVVEVGGSWTARQERCRKVVTELLSSERRG
- a CDS encoding MATE family efflux transporter, with protein sequence MIGLPIMGGMLSQSLLNLVDAAMVGTLGSEALAGVGLGSYATFMSIALVMGLGAGVQAMVARRGGEGDTGNLARPLNEGLLIAALLSVPLTLLCWLNASRIIGFLSEDPAVIDIGTEYFQWRTLAIIAVGANFAFRGYWNGIRRSGRYLQILVVMHLCNVVISYGLIFGKLGLPEMGAAGSGLGTCIAMFLGSLLYAFMTWRSGRDHGFLRTRPRGRGLRAMLRLSIPNSLQQFFFATGITTLFWIIGQVGTPELAIAHILINLALFLILPGVGMGMAATTLVSHSLGEREPEEAYRWGWDVVRVAACALFIMGMPFWLMPEQVLGLFTRDLQLLALGEWPLRITGLGMALDATALVLTQALLGAGASRTVMGVNLGSQWLIFLPCAYLAGPVLGGGLLTIWLMQSLYRAMTSVIFAVMWRRRHWAEIRI